The DNA region CAAGTTATAGCGATGAAGAGGGGAATGATTTAGGTGGCTATGTTAATGGTCGTCGTGATCCTAGCTTCTTACCAAATGCTTTGATGAAAGGGTCTGTTTATGCTCGTTTAGATAGAGCTACACCAGAAGTTAAAGCCGTGATTGAAAAGTCCCATTTCATTGCTTTTCTACCTTATAAAAAAGCTGGGATTGATCCCTATACAGAAAGAGTACCTGTGACATTGATTTTAGAAGGGACAGTCCGGGGTACAGGTGGTATTCGGATTATCGATGATAGTTGCGCGACAAAAGTACCTGGACTGTATGCGGCTGGGGATGCGGCATCACGAGAATTTTTAGCTGGTTTAGCTTCTGGCGGTGGTGGCCCGAATGCGGCTTGGGCAATCTCTACAGGGCAGTGGGCAGGAGAAGGGGCAGCTAAGTTTGCCAAGAGTTTGGGCGCACATACAGATGAAAGAACTGTACGTGCAGCTGGTCAGGTGGCAATGCGATCGCCCTCCACGTCTTCTGATACTTTTGATCATGAGGCGATCGTGCGTGGTGTGCAAGCCCAGATGTTCCCATTAGAGAAAAACTACTTGCGTTCGGAACAGAAACTTCTAGACTCTCTCGCCAAATTAGAAACACTGTGGCAACAAGTACAAGGGAATCCCAAACAAGATAGTGTCCGCGATATTGAATTTTCTCGGCGTGCAGTTGCTTTGACTGCCGTCGCCAGATGGGCTTATTTTAGTGCTTTACATCGTACAGAAACCCGCAGCGAACATATCCGCATAGATCATCCCCAAACTGATCCCAACCAGCGATATTACCAAGCCACAGGCGGTTTAGATAAGCTGTGGGTGAGACGCGATTGGATTACGGATGCTTCCATTACATCACCAGTAGAAACCACTCAAGCCACACCCGTTGTATCAAAGTTATAGCCAAAATAAAATTATGATTGAGCTTGTCAGCCATAAACTCTGTATTAATTGCAATCTTTGTGTTCAAGTTTGTCCGACTAATGTCTTTGATGCAGTTCCCAACCAACCACCTGTAATTGCTCGTAAAGAAGACTGTCAAACTTGTTTTATGTGTGAAGCTTATTGTCCTGCGGATGCGCTTTATGTTGCACCCCAGTCTCATACAGAGATTGCAGTTAATGAGGATGATTTGATTGAAAGTGGCATTATGGGTGAATATCGCCGGATATTAGGTTGGGGATATGGCAGAAAAAATAATAGTGAATTAGATACGGCGCATAAATTACGCCAATTACCGCGCCCATATCAAAGTTAAACAAATTTTCTGGGGAAACTGGGTGAAAGGGTTTAGCCTGGATTTCTCACAAGAGAGAAATCCAGGGGTGTGGGAGGATGGTGAAGAAATCTTTCCCCCCACACTCCCCACACCTCCCACACCTCCCACACTCCCCAAACTCCCCACACTCCCCACTCCCCTACCCATACGTGAGAAATTCGGGTTAGGTATGCAAAACCCTCTCACCCCTACACCCAATCCTCAGATATGTAAAAGTTTCAAAATTTCACTCTGTTTTAGATATACATAGCAAAGTAATCGTTGTAGATTTCTGTATTCGTCATGACAGTTAGTTCTATTTGTTTTTGTTCTGCATCTGTAACAGAGGTTGTAACTGTATCCACGCTTTCTTGAGGAATAAAGTCACCACAGTATTGATTTGCAGGTACAGCTGCATTCATTTTTTGGGGATAACTCAATTTCAGATTATTCATGATGGTGATGAATTGGCTGCGGTTGCGAACGCTAAATCTGGCGTTGAGGCGTTTTTCTTCACCAATTGTCGAAACTGTGCGTCCTTTGTAGTCGTGGGCTGGATATACCAAGGTATCATCGGGCAAGGTGAACAGGCGTTGTGTTACCGCATCATATAAAGTGCCTGGATCACCTTCTTGAAAATCTGTGCGTCCACAACCCCGAATCAATAAAGCATCACCAGTTAACAGGTGAGTTTTGTTGACTAAATATGCGATGTGGCTGGCAGTGTGTCCTGGCGTAAAAATTGCTTCAATGATTACTGAGCCAATTTCGAGAATTTCACCACCCACAAGGGAGCGATCGGCTTTTGTCACCGCCGGATTTTGCGGCACAATTACCTGACAAGCAGTTTTGCGCCGGAGTTGACCTGCCCCGGTAATATGGTCAGCATGAAGGTGAGTTTCTAGGCAATAACGTAGTTTTAATCCCAATTCTTCTAAGGATTGCAAATCGCGGTCAACTTGTTCTAATACAGGATCAACTAATACTGCATCTCCGGTTTGTTGATCAGCAATTAAATAAGTATAGGTGCTGCTTTCTGGGTCAAAAAATTGCCGAAATAAAAAGTTTGATGGGGATGAATTGGGATCGCTGGCTTGGCTATTGGATAACGGCATTGTCGGAATTGAACGCACCCGCACTGGTAATGAATCCAACAATGTTTTTGCTAGTTTCTGTGCCTGTACCCGTAATTCTGGAACCGCGATTGTTTCCCATAAGTCGCCTTTGCGCGGAGTTCCCAAGGTATAAAGTAAATTGGAAACAGAATTATCGGCGGTGTATAAAGCACCATCTGTATTTGTATCTAGCCCTAAACCAATGCTATTGGGACGGACTAATTTTTGCGATCGCAAATTATCAATTAGCGGATGAGGCGAGTGGCGATAATCTGCGGCTACCCCTGTGCAGTTCACCACCCGATTCACCTGTAAAACGATGTTATTCTGAGTTTTGCGCTCAGATATGGTGACTGCTAAACCTTTGGATAATGGTTGATATTCTTGAATTCGTCCGGCGGCAATGATTAATTGACCAGAATCCACCATTTCTTTAATCACATCTGCGACTTTTTGGGCAATCCGGTGACGATGGACATCCCAATAAGGTGTAATATGACGCAAAAAACGCTGCTGTTCTAAAGTTGGTAGTTTTTGCCAGATTTGTTGTGTCAGAGGGCGCAGAGAATCAATCACAGCCCGCCAGTCGTAACCTTGGGCTGTGGCATGTTTGACCTCTTGTCGTAGTCGTCGTACCCAACCTCGTGCTGTATTGGGTGCAGTTTCAAGAGTTAACCAAGCTGGATAAGGTTGAGAGGCTTGATGTTGTTGGGGGAATAATCCCCGACGCGACACAGCATAAATTTTGCCTTGATGCTGGCGATCGTGCAGAGATAACACCATATCCACCATTGTTAGCCCAGTACCAACCAGCAACACAGAAGCATCAGGATCAAGTCCTGCTAGGGCATCGGCTGACCAAGCATTCCGCCGATGATTTTCGTTGTTAGTATTGGGATGATCACTGGCTGGAGGTGTAAAAGGCGAGTTTCCTAAAGCCAAAACTACTTTATCTGCATAAAAACAGCGGCCGCTACGTAAAGCAACAATTGTTCCCTTGTCTTCTGGTTCAATTCCGACAACTTCATCTGTTAAGCGTTCGAGATGTACGTCATTAGGTGCAGTTGCTTCGGCTTCTGCCAAAATTGATTGAATATATAAACCATAAACTTTACGCGGAATAAAACTACTAGGATTAACTTCTTCGGTAAAAAATGGTTCTAACTCGTTTTGGTTGTAATACAACCACCGCAGCAGATGTCCTGGATCATGAGCAAATGCACTCATATTTCCTGCGGACACATTCAGCAAATGACAGTTGGTATCTGTGCTGTAGGCAATGCCTTTACCAATTTGATGGCTACGCTCAATCAGCTTGATAATGAGGGGCTGGCTGGCAGTTTTCATCAAATGCGTAGCCACTAGAGAACCACTAAAGCCTCCGCCAACAATAACTATCGTGGTTGGAGTGTGGGTAGTTAAAGAATTAGGCTGCATAGTAGTCTCGTATCAATAGTTACAGAGAGTTGGTCAAGTCTGTTTACTAGGGATAAATCTATTTCCAGCCCAGCCAACAAAATTCAGACTTGATCTCATATAAAGTTTCATAATACTCTGAATTTAGTCCAAAAATACATTTTATCGGTAGAAAAACCGTATTTGTAAAATTACACAGCTAATATCAATACATCACAAATGAGTCAGGTCGCCACCATCAACGGCTAAAACTTGGCCTGTGATATATGACGCGGCTGGAGAAGCGAGGAAGACAACAGCACCTGCAATTTCTAGCCCTAAGCCTTGTCCTGCTCCAGTTACTAAAGCAATTTTTTGGACTAAAGTAAACTCTGATCAAGTCACAATAACTGCTGCTAATAATAAAAATGCCCTTACTCAAGGGCAACAGGTTACGCATTTAGGAAAGAAGAACGCTGACGATCAAATCTAAATTTTGGATTTATAACAGTTTTGATACTCCTTATTGTATATCGGAATATCGTAGTTTGCAAGTGAGAGTTTGGCAGAAATAGGATTTACGCTTCGGTTATACCATTTTGGATTTTAGATTTTGGATTGGGAAATTGCTTACTGGTGAGCTTTTCAGTAACCCATTTGTCGCAATCATTTTTCAAATTGGTATTAGTTCTGAGAAATCGACTGGTTAAAATCGCTGACCGATACCCAGATGCACTTTACTTTCGCCTTGGTTGTTAATGCCGTAGTCAGCACGAATTAACCCCAGTGGGGAATCTAAGCGCACACCTGCACCGTAGCCAAACCCGTAACCGGGTTTATCACGCGCACCCGCCGGGTCTCCTAAAACGGTGCTACCAGAACCTAAATCTGAGCCGAAGTCGGCAAATAACACGCCCCCAACTATGGGTAGAATGGGGAAGCGGTATTCTGCGGAAGCTAAAACGTAACTGCGTCCACTGCCAACTTTACCTGCATCGTAACCGCGCACAGAGTTGGAACCACCCAAATTAAAGGCTTCGTAAGGTGGTAAATCGCCAATGACTGTCCCGGCTTGGACATTTAAAGCGAATACTTGCGTTTGTTTACTGTCGAATACTTTGACTGGTACATATTGACTGAAATTGGCGGTGACGCGGTTGAGGGAGATATTTCCTTGACCGATGGGTATAGATTGTTCTGTACTTAATTTGAGTAAGGAACCTTGAGTGGGGTTGAGTGGGTTATTGCGTTTGTCTTTAGCGGCGGTGAAAGAGACGGTCGTTAAGTCATCAATACCTGTACCACTGGCAGATAAGGGATTTCCTTGGGCATCGCTTGAATTAATATTACCTTGGCGATCGCGGATTGTTGTTCTTGTATAATTCAATCCTAAAGACGCATCCCAACCATCAATCGGTCTTTGCAAGCTGACACTCCCGCCAATTTGCCCTTCCCGCACTTTATCACCGTTAGCTAATTTAATGGTGTCATCAAAGGTGTCGGAAAGTTCTTGGCGACGGAAGCCGTTAACGGTGTAACCCAAGCTATCAGGATTGTTAGGACGATAAGGATTAATTAATTTCCCGTCAAATTGCAAATCACGACTACTAACACCTACATTCAAATTTAAAATATTGTTCTTTCCGGCAACGTTTTGGTCTTGATAATTAACAGTGCCTATAATGCCTTGATTAGCGTTATAACTTCCACCCAAATTAATTGCCCGTGCGCCATTTTCCTTGAGTTCATAAACTAAATCTAATTTACTAGCATCGCCTTCTAAAGCCACATTCACACTCGAAAATAAGCCTGTGCGGTATAATTGTTGAATATCTTGCTGGACTAATTTTTCTTGAAATATTTGCCCAGTTTGTAGTTTAATTTGCTGCCGTAAAAACTCTGGTTTAGTCCTTCCGGTGACGGGATTACCTTTACTATCAACAGTTTGACCTTCATCGTTGACAAATCGGAATTTAATATCACCTACTAAACCTTCGGCGACGTTGATGTTAAGTATTCCCTCCCGGCTGGGTTTAATTGATAGGACTCGCGCCAAGTTATAACCGTTGTCGCTGTACCATTTATTGACCTGTTGCACCGCTTTTTGCAATCCGGTGGGACTGATGGCGCTATTGAATTGCGGTTGAAATTGTTCCAGGGCTACTTGATAAGTTAGTACCTTTGCACCAGAAAGTTGCAGCGATCGCACTATTACTGGTTGCACTTGATAAGTTACACTCAACCCTGCGGCTGTGCTGCGGCTATTAACATTGGCGGTGGTAAATAAACCAGTCTCTAAAATTGCGGCGACATCTTTTTGTAGCTGGTTTTGGCTGGTGTCTCCCCCAGGCTGGGTTTTTATCACGCGGCGGACAATTTCTTGCAATTCGGGAGTCGCGCCTACTATCTGTACATCTATTGCTGTAACAACTAAATTATTATCTGTTGGTAAAGTAGTCTTACTTTGATTAACTGGAGTGAGTACTACAGGAGATTTTTTGTTAATAACTGTGGATTTTTGGGTAAATTGCGGCGTAACCACAGTTTCCGGCGCTGAAATGGCTTCGGTGCGGATGGGAGTTTCTTCAATTACCGGAACTACGACATCTTTTTTAGTTTCTT from Aulosira sp. FACHB-615 includes:
- a CDS encoding FAD/NAD(P)-binding protein, whose product is MQPNSLTTHTPTTIVIVGGGFSGSLVATHLMKTASQPLIIKLIERSHQIGKGIAYSTDTNCHLLNVSAGNMSAFAHDPGHLLRWLYYNQNELEPFFTEEVNPSSFIPRKVYGLYIQSILAEAEATAPNDVHLERLTDEVVGIEPEDKGTIVALRSGRCFYADKVVLALGNSPFTPPASDHPNTNNENHRRNAWSADALAGLDPDASVLLVGTGLTMVDMVLSLHDRQHQGKIYAVSRRGLFPQQHQASQPYPAWLTLETAPNTARGWVRRLRQEVKHATAQGYDWRAVIDSLRPLTQQIWQKLPTLEQQRFLRHITPYWDVHRHRIAQKVADVIKEMVDSGQLIIAAGRIQEYQPLSKGLAVTISERKTQNNIVLQVNRVVNCTGVAADYRHSPHPLIDNLRSQKLVRPNSIGLGLDTNTDGALYTADNSVSNLLYTLGTPRKGDLWETIAVPELRVQAQKLAKTLLDSLPVRVRSIPTMPLSNSQASDPNSSPSNFLFRQFFDPESSTYTYLIADQQTGDAVLVDPVLEQVDRDLQSLEELGLKLRYCLETHLHADHITGAGQLRRKTACQVIVPQNPAVTKADRSLVGGEILEIGSVIIEAIFTPGHTASHIAYLVNKTHLLTGDALLIRGCGRTDFQEGDPGTLYDAVTQRLFTLPDDTLVYPAHDYKGRTVSTIGEEKRLNARFSVRNRSQFITIMNNLKLSYPQKMNAAVPANQYCGDFIPQESVDTVTTSVTDAEQKQIELTVMTNTEIYNDYFAMYI
- a CDS encoding SDR family oxidoreductase, which produces MALVTGAGQGLGLEIAGAVVFLASPAASYITGQVLAVDGGDLTHL
- a CDS encoding outer membrane protein assembly factor; this translates as MQISKTAILTLATLAASNVTQQALAVTTTPAKETKKDVVVPVIEETPIRTEAISAPETVVTPQFTQKSTVINKKSPVVLTPVNQSKTTLPTDNNLVVTAIDVQIVGATPELQEIVRRVIKTQPGGDTSQNQLQKDVAAILETGLFTTANVNSRSTAAGLSVTYQVQPVIVRSLQLSGAKVLTYQVALEQFQPQFNSAISPTGLQKAVQQVNKWYSDNGYNLARVLSIKPSREGILNINVAEGLVGDIKFRFVNDEGQTVDSKGNPVTGRTKPEFLRQQIKLQTGQIFQEKLVQQDIQQLYRTGLFSSVNVALEGDASKLDLVYELKENGARAINLGGSYNANQGIIGTVNYQDQNVAGKNNILNLNVGVSSRDLQFDGKLINPYRPNNPDSLGYTVNGFRRQELSDTFDDTIKLANGDKVREGQIGGSVSLQRPIDGWDASLGLNYTRTTIRDRQGNINSSDAQGNPLSASGTGIDDLTTVSFTAAKDKRNNPLNPTQGSLLKLSTEQSIPIGQGNISLNRVTANFSQYVPVKVFDSKQTQVFALNVQAGTVIGDLPPYEAFNLGGSNSVRGYDAGKVGSGRSYVLASAEYRFPILPIVGGVLFADFGSDLGSGSTVLGDPAGARDKPGYGFGYGAGVRLDSPLGLIRADYGINNQGESKVHLGIGQRF
- a CDS encoding FAD-dependent oxidoreductase, producing MLTENELQLNADVLVIGGGPAAAWAAWSAASQGVKVIIVDKGFLGTSGAAAASGNGIMAPSPENWEKVVSERYRAGKDLANLRWIERVVEKTWLSLPLLEDWGYRFPKENGESVRQSYYGPEYMRVMRKNLLRSGVQILDQSPALELLVAEDGSVAGARGVQRQHHRFYTVRAGAVVLANGGCAFLSKALGCNTNTGDGMLMAVEAGGELSSMEASNHYAISTAFNATVTRGVPFGWASYSDEEGNDLGGYVNGRRDPSFLPNALMKGSVYARLDRATPEVKAVIEKSHFIAFLPYKKAGIDPYTERVPVTLILEGTVRGTGGIRIIDDSCATKVPGLYAAGDAASREFLAGLASGGGGPNAAWAISTGQWAGEGAAKFAKSLGAHTDERTVRAAGQVAMRSPSTSSDTFDHEAIVRGVQAQMFPLEKNYLRSEQKLLDSLAKLETLWQQVQGNPKQDSVRDIEFSRRAVALTAVARWAYFSALHRTETRSEHIRIDHPQTDPNQRYYQATGGLDKLWVRRDWITDASITSPVETTQATPVVSKL
- a CDS encoding 4Fe-4S binding protein, coding for MIELVSHKLCINCNLCVQVCPTNVFDAVPNQPPVIARKEDCQTCFMCEAYCPADALYVAPQSHTEIAVNEDDLIESGIMGEYRRILGWGYGRKNNSELDTAHKLRQLPRPYQS